Proteins found in one Microbacterium sp. SSM24 genomic segment:
- the rfbB gene encoding dTDP-glucose 4,6-dehydratase: MRKLLVTGGAGFIGSNFVHHVISHSDDHVTVLDKLTYAGNRASLEGLPEDRLTFVQGDIADAALVDELFSAADAVVHFAAESHNDNSLHDPRPFLDTNIIGTYTLLEAARRHDTRLHHISTDEVYGDLELDDPARFTETTPYNPSSPYSSTKAGSDLLVRAWVRSFGVRATISNCSNNYGPYQHVEKFIPRQITNVIRGVRPRLYGKGENVRDWIHADDHSSAVLTILDKGALGETYLIGADGEKSNKEVVELILTTMGVSADAYDHVTDRAGHDLRYAIDSTRLRDELGWRPAYADFEAGIAATIDWYRANEDWWAPSKDATEAFYATKGQ; encoded by the coding sequence ATGCGCAAGCTGCTCGTCACCGGCGGAGCCGGATTCATCGGCTCGAATTTCGTGCACCACGTGATCTCCCATTCGGACGACCACGTGACAGTTCTCGACAAGCTCACCTACGCGGGCAATCGGGCGTCGCTCGAGGGCCTCCCCGAGGATCGTCTGACGTTCGTTCAGGGAGACATCGCGGACGCCGCCCTCGTCGACGAGCTGTTCTCCGCGGCCGATGCCGTCGTGCACTTCGCCGCCGAGTCGCACAACGACAACTCGCTGCACGATCCGCGCCCCTTCCTCGACACCAACATCATCGGCACCTACACGCTGCTCGAGGCCGCGCGCCGCCACGACACCCGGCTGCACCACATCTCCACCGACGAGGTCTACGGCGACCTCGAGCTGGACGACCCTGCGCGGTTCACCGAGACGACGCCCTACAACCCTTCGTCGCCGTACTCGTCGACGAAGGCCGGATCCGATCTGCTCGTGCGCGCGTGGGTGAGGTCGTTCGGGGTTCGCGCGACGATCTCCAACTGCTCGAACAACTACGGCCCGTATCAGCACGTCGAGAAGTTCATCCCGCGCCAGATCACGAACGTCATCCGCGGGGTCCGTCCCCGGTTGTACGGCAAGGGTGAGAACGTGCGCGACTGGATCCACGCGGACGACCACTCCAGCGCCGTGCTGACCATCCTCGACAAGGGAGCGCTCGGCGAGACCTACCTGATCGGCGCCGACGGCGAGAAGAGCAACAAAGAGGTCGTGGAGCTGATCCTCACCACGATGGGCGTGTCCGCCGATGCGTACGACCACGTGACGGACCGGGCGGGTCACGACCTGCGCTACGCCATCGACTCGACCCGCCTGCGCGACGAGCTGGGCTGGCGCCCGGCCTACGCCGACTTCGAGGCCGGCATCGCCGCCACCATCGACTGGTACCGCGCGAACGAGGATTGGTGGGCGCCCTCGAAGGATGCCACCGAGGCCTTCTACGCGACGAAGGGCCAGTGA